In the genome of Deinococcus gobiensis I-0, the window AGGACTCCTGAGATCAGCGGCGAAGCACGGCCGCACTGTGGACGAGGACGCGCAGGCATGGTGAGCTCCCGCTCAGGACAGCTGCCGCCTGGCCCTCCCAGCTCCAGGGGATTTGCATAACCTTCCCCGCGCCACTCACCTCTCCCCTCTCTGGGGCCGAGTGGGCCCCGCAGCTCGACTGGGGTCCGGTCAGCAGCTGCCTGCCTGAGGCGCTCATCACCTGACTGCCCTGAAAGCTGGGCCGCACCAAACTGCCGCAGGGTCGATGCCCCTGGTATTCGGTGGCCTCACCCTTCTCGGGGCGAACGCGACTGCGCCACAACAGGCACGTCGTGCATGAATCAGACACCGCCACTTCTCTCCAGTCTTTCCAAAAACCTGAAAACCTGAAAACTGGTAAAACGGTTAATCTGCTTTCCCGAGAACAGGAAAACCCGGTAACCGGATATACTGTTTTCATGTACAGAATCGCTGTCGCCAACGACAAGGGCGGTGTGGGCAAAACCACCACGTCGGTCAGCCTTGCCACCCTTTTTGCCGAGAAGGCCCCCCACCCTCCTGGTGGATGCCGACGAGAAAACCATGAGTGCCCTGGAATGGGCGGCGGCTGGCCCAGACCTGCTCCCGTGCACCGTGATCTCGATTCAGGATCTGGAAGACACGGATCTGAGTGACTACGGTTACGTGATCCTCGATACGAAGGCCGGCGAAGAGTCGTCTGATCTCCTGGCCCTGGCCCGCACCGTCGATCTCCTGATCGTCCCCACGAAGCCGGACGCGCTGAGCCTGCGCGCCCTGGTCAAGACCCTGGCGCCCCTGATCGAGGAGGGCATTGAGAACTACCGCGTCCTGATCGTCGATGTGCCCCCAGCCCCGAGCACGGACGGGCACGAGGCGCGGGTCGCCCTGATGGATGAGGGGGTACCTGTATTCGCGCGTGACGTCCGCCGGGCCTCGGCCTTCAACAAGGCGGCGCTCGCGGGAACACCCGTACGGGCAGTCCGGGGTGACCAGCGCGCCAAGTTGGCGAGCATGGACTACGAACTGGTCCTGCGCGAAATCCTGAAGGGCGTGCCCGCATGAGCAGGCCCACCAGCAAGTTCGGCGGCGCACTGGCCAAGCTCCGGCAGGAATCAGCATCCAACCCGGAAACCGGAGAACCTGAAAACCTGAAAGCAGGTAAACAGGAACGCCCGGTCGTACCGGCCGCTGCGCCCGCACCGGAACCTGCTGCCCGCGAGAAATACTCGACGAGCCTGCCGAGCAACCTCGTGAAGGCAATGAAGCTCCACGCGGTGAAAGCCGGGGTGAAGGATTACGCCGTGGTTGAGGCTGCCCTCCGGGAGTATCTCGAGCGTCACGGCGACTGAACACCCTGGGGGAGAGGGGAGGGGAGAGGCGCGAGCCCTCCCCGTTTGCGTGGACCCTACGCAAAGACGGTCCCTCCTTCCCCACGTGCCCAGGCTGGAAGCGGGGGCAGGCCCTGGCGCTCGGCATACAGCGGCTCAGGCATGCCGTACACGTCAGTCACCCCTATGACCTCATAGCCCATCAGCAACTGCTCCGGAGTGGGGCACTGCATCTGAGGCAGCGGGCAGGCCGCCGTGTGCAGCCGGACCGTGAGCAGCGCGACGTGCAGGCCGCGCGGCACCTGGGGCGGGTACAACTCCCGGAGCAGGGCCGCGAGGTTCATGACGCTCCGAAGAAGCCGTCGAGGAAGGCCCTGGCCTCAGAGTCCAGGAACTTGCGGGGCGTGGCCGCCAGGTGCCGCACGTACGTTGCGAGGGCCCGGCCCTGGGTTGGAGAGAGAGCCAGCACCGACAGGCTCAGGGTGTCGCCCTCCCACACCGGCATGAGCTGTCCTGCGACGGCTTCCTGCACGGCTGCGCCCTGCTGTGCCCACAGGTCATCGGTCAGGGGAGAGGGCACCTCAGCACTGGCCACGACGAGCGGCAGCGTCAAGGGCACGCGGCGCGGCGTCATACCTTCCTCCTACCCGTGCTTGTCCCGCAGAAGGAAGGCATGACCGCGCGCTGCTTGTCGGTCAGCATGGAGAGCAGGGCCGTCCGCCAAGCACGAGAGTCGGCGCTCAAGGGTCGCATGCCTCCATGCTCGCCAACTCACTCCCTCCTCATGTCACTTCACCGTCTGGCGCGATGGAAAGGTACAAAAGCTCCC includes:
- a CDS encoding ParA family protein, whose product is MYRIAVANDKGGVGKTTTSVSLATLFAEKAPHPPGGCRRENHECPGMGGGWPRPAPVHRDLDSGSGRHGSE
- a CDS encoding ParA family protein; the encoded protein is MSALEWAAAGPDLLPCTVISIQDLEDTDLSDYGYVILDTKAGEESSDLLALARTVDLLIVPTKPDALSLRALVKTLAPLIEEGIENYRVLIVDVPPAPSTDGHEARVALMDEGVPVFARDVRRASAFNKAALAGTPVRAVRGDQRAKLASMDYELVLREILKGVPA